The Brockia lithotrophica genome includes a window with the following:
- a CDS encoding 3-methyl-2-oxobutanoate hydroxymethyltransferase has product MAIHRRHAASSEKERTGTRAFGALRGGGIPHGNGTPRTADGRTIRRTAFAWDLRRPPPPGGGRSRLRGEGAMRSVPELIAMKTRGEKIAMLTAYDAPSARLAQAAGVDLLLVGDSLGMVVLGYPTTLPVTLEEMLHHTRAVRRGAPDVFTVMDLPFGWAHRPWGEVLAASVRGIQEGGAHAVKLEGGEEIADTVARLTAAGIPVMGHLGLRPQQVYRLGGYRLQGREEREAEELLRAARALEEAGAFALVLELVPEALARRISRTLRIPTIGIGAGRGVDGQVLVWHDLLGIGERRPRFARAYLDLEREIRAAVAAYVADVRSGAFPAREHVPLPEEG; this is encoded by the coding sequence ATGGCCATACACAGGAGGCACGCGGCCTCCTCGGAAAAGGAGCGGACGGGAACTCGAGCGTTCGGCGCCCTTCGAGGGGGCGGTATCCCGCATGGGAACGGCACCCCGCGCACGGCCGACGGGCGCACGATCCGCCGGACCGCTTTTGCGTGGGACTTGAGACGCCCACCCCCGCCGGGGGGTGGGCGTTCTCGTTTGAGGGGGGAAGGCGCGATGCGAAGCGTCCCTGAGCTCATCGCGATGAAAACCCGCGGAGAAAAGATCGCTATGCTCACGGCCTACGACGCCCCTTCCGCGCGTCTCGCCCAGGCGGCGGGCGTCGATCTGCTTCTCGTGGGCGATTCCCTGGGGATGGTCGTCCTCGGATATCCGACGACGCTTCCGGTCACCCTGGAAGAGATGCTCCACCACACGCGGGCCGTGCGCCGCGGCGCACCGGACGTCTTTACGGTGATGGACCTTCCCTTCGGCTGGGCGCACCGTCCGTGGGGGGAAGTGCTCGCCGCCTCCGTACGCGGGATTCAGGAGGGCGGCGCCCATGCCGTGAAGCTCGAAGGCGGCGAGGAGATCGCGGATACGGTGGCGCGCCTCACTGCGGCGGGGATCCCCGTGATGGGACACCTGGGTCTGAGGCCGCAGCAGGTCTACCGCCTGGGCGGCTATCGGCTGCAAGGACGCGAAGAACGGGAAGCCGAAGAACTCCTTCGCGCGGCCCGTGCGCTCGAAGAGGCGGGGGCGTTTGCGCTCGTGCTCGAGCTCGTACCCGAGGCGCTCGCGCGCCGCATATCTCGGACACTCCGGATTCCGACGATCGGCATCGGCGCGGGCCGGGGCGTAGACGGCCAGGTCCTCGTCTGGCACGACCTCCTAGGGATCGGCGAACGGCGCCCGCGCTTCGCCCGCGCGTACCTCGATTTGGAGCGGGAAATCCGCGCGGCCGTCGCCGCCTACGTCGCCGACGTGCGGAGCGGGGCGTTCCCCGCCCGCGAGCACGTTCCTCTGCCGGAGGAAGGCTGA